GAGACCGCCATGAAGTCGAACTCGACGGGAACGTCGATCGCACGACCGAGGTCGCTCATGAAGATGAACGCACCTTTCAGGACCCCGATGAGCAGCGGCTGCCGACCGGCATAGTCCTTCGTGATCTGCGCCCCGAGATCGCGCACCCGGGCGGCGAGCTCGTCGGCCCCGATCACGGTCTTGCCCAATGTGCCCTTCGGTACAGCCATCGCGGCGACACTATCGGCGGTGTCCGGCGAGCACGCTGTCGGCCCGGTCGGCGTGTTCACCGCCCAGAACGAGTCCGAAGTGCTGCATCCAGATGTCGCCCCACGCAACCCGTTGACGAACGAAACGGGCAAGCTCAGGACCGTCGGGATCGATCCCGAATCGTCGGCACGCGGCCGCTCCCGCCGACGGCCACGAGTGCTGGAGCGTGGCCAGGTCGACGAGCGGCGAGTCGTGGACCGCGTCGTCGAAGTCGAACCAGACCAGCTCGCCGTCGCGACGCCGGCCGATGTTGGCTCGATGCGGGTCGGCGTGGACGATCTGCGCATCGGCGCGGGCCTCGGTCATCGCCTCGCCCCGAAGGTCGATGAGTAGACGGCGGTCGGCCTCGTCGATCCGATGCTCGAGGAACGCGAGGGAGACGTCGGCCTCCTCCGCGAGACTGCGATCGAAGTGGCCGGCGGGATCCGTCATTCCCGCCATGGCATCGATCACCTCGACGAGCGACTCGCCCGCGCGCGCCGCGTCGTCGTCGGCGACCGGCACGAGTTCGACGTAGTCCACGAAGCTCACCCAACGGTCGCCGTCGATGCGGTGCGGACCCGGTGGGAGTTCTCGCGACGGCGGGGTGGTCGGGATGCCGCGGTCGGCCAGATGTCCGACGATTGCGAGTTCCCGAGCGAGCGAGACGTCGGGACGGTCACGCCCCGACGCAGTGACGTGGGGAACCCGGGCCACCACCGGCGCCGGAGCGAGATGCACGACGATGTTCGACGTGCCCGAGAGCACGATCGGTTCGTCCACCCGCACCCCGTGATCGCCTGCGAAGTCGGCCAGTACGGACAGCAGACCGTTCACGAGCCGGCCACTTCGATCCGCAGGACGCCCTCGGTCCGGGCGAGCCGATGGCCGCCGGGAAGCTCGGTCGCGACGTGGGTGCCGTCGACGACGAGCAGCGCCCGATCGATCGCCGCACGGTCGATCCCGGCGGGACCCACCGTCTCGCCGATCCAGGAGCGCAGCGCTTCGGCCGCCACCGCCGCCGGTGCCCGGCGGAGCACGACCACATCGGTCGGGTCGAGCTCGGCCGCGGCGGCCTCGATCACCGCCAACGCGTCGGCCACGAGATCGGCATGACGGTTCAACAGCGGCACCGGATCGCGATCGAACTCGGTCGCGATCGCGGGCAGGAGCCGAGTCCGCACACCGA
This is a stretch of genomic DNA from Acidimicrobiales bacterium. It encodes these proteins:
- a CDS encoding phosphotransferase, which encodes MNGLLSVLADFAGDHGVRVDEPIVLSGTSNIVVHLAPAPVVARVPHVTASGRDRPDVSLARELAIVGHLADRGIPTTPPSRELPPGPHRIDGDRWVSFVDYVELVPVADDDAARAGESLVEVIDAMAGMTDPAGHFDRSLAEEADVSLAFLEHRIDEADRRLLIDLRGEAMTEARADAQIVHADPHRANIGRRRDGELVWFDFDDAVHDSPLVDLATLQHSWPSAGAAACRRFGIDPDGPELARFVRQRVAWGDIWMQHFGLVLGGEHADRADSVLAGHRR